The window gaggcctgcttgatcagggccatgttcgggaccggGCTCCGCCGggatggtattgggaggtgctaccttctgggggacgtaggttcgtgaggaggcagcccgttgttaacccgatccttgtttggtggcgatcacgtgggccagtgacggtgtcgaggcttccggacaccgcggaggtggtacgtcaccgtgtcagcgaggaggacgagcacgtccgtcgctacatggttgtgttggagggcaggttcgacaatacctggcaggttcttcagggatctcactggagctatgatcctatgatcgttccttatctttgggtgtccaccgcccgcgacgatacccgtcaggTGCTACAGTTCTAGTTGTagtaattagcgatgctatatgtatgatagtattcgaggagtattcgacgatgtacggacacaagagatgatgtacttttggttataattgaatgcatgctaatttgaatactactttattttacgatttggtttgcttattgaatgctcatattggaaaagtactcctactttgaatgataaaattgaagagcactctatgcagaaatctaggagcctcctccatcatccacgccgtcgtgggggtagcttctccttcattcccacgtgctagacaatttggtgtcataataatgcactcgggaatgaaaggaggagctacgtaccatcaccggtagtcaacccgtgattaataataatgatctaatttaggtttttagtacatatatttaattgtacaagtttaatatttgaattatgaacttaggccggaaatgtcgtactcggatgacgaaaaccgcccgggggagtgcgactggtgccacgacgatcgaggtatgtgcgacaggttcattgagctagacgaagatcggcgcttcagcattaagctcgaggagaccttcaatgttcatacggtacacaacgacgataatagtttttttcataattaagcacgacttcaactattttaacgtgtatttttcatcttatcCAATTCGACTagattatcccatgctatgcaagacactatgtcttggagaggatgggttttgaagaccatgaaagtatggaaaccaaaaaaattctcctaaggacccatcatggtgtggattttcaagtaaagatgtacaatgctgagagtgtaacccattttggttgcaaaaattcgggaacactttgcaagatgtatggttttgatgagggtatgcttgtcaccatggatcttggtgatcctacaatccagcAAGACAATATGGTCATTTGGGTCTTTGTGAATACACCTccgattcttcccccatgtgagcttaacatagttattaagtaatttatattgtttatttcaaaatagttgacagcttgtttCCATTGACACCTTATTTTCAttattcaaagaatgtgcggaaaatggtagacaaaacccactacaccgatggctccgaattgacttagaaggagaaaaatcatctgatcacattttgtactgatattgagaattacaatgtctacaatcgaactcctcaatattatggtcaatacgtgccactagtgcacgtgttgaactacggtaactatcatggagataccctggtaagattttttactattacgacatccctgcatctttttaaataattctaaaactagtacatcattgctaactacgaagttattactatgtttttcaatagataatcccgaatgattgtatgcctcatctgatgtatacgcactgtccataccagatttctaaaagaagtggagacatgaaaatcaaagaatggaaaaaatgtatggacagtcgtaaggagcttcttgcaagcaaaaggaggcgaagtgcaagaattggagacaggatgatctccattcttcataatggagagtcagggtctatattgttttatgctattttaccttaagggtgtttaggtcgtacctgatactgatgatcatgtgctaagaacaattatgtagggttgggttcgatgactatgatgatgatgatcgtatggcttgttattaataacaagtagaagttgtatgatgatgcatggttagtaggacttgttattatatatgatgatgtatgatgcgagcatgcatgagttattatatatcagcgggtgaaatgcatagcagtagcgttggtaaaccaaggacgaagatataagagaggacacttctctctattagctagctaataacaacctaaaattaacccccaaaacccctaaaccagccacttttttttaaaaaaaagaaaaacctcatctgctgacacgtggaagccttttggtcccggtccatgtcaccaaccgggaccaaaggcccccttgcctgggctgctcgcagtggccacgtggaggcccatctgtctcggttcgtgttagaaccgggactaaagggtggaggcattagtaacgaccctttagtcccggttcaagaaccgggacaaaaggccctcaccaaccgggacaaatgccctgttttctaccagTGAGTCcataaccaccagatccaatctagacactgccatggaggggttcaccacttccattggtgcctctcctatgatgcgtgagtagttttttgtagacctacgggtccgtagctagtagcaagatggcttcctctctctctctctcttgattatcagtacaatggtctcttggagatccatatgatgtaagtcttttggcggtgtgtttgttgggatccgatgaactttgagtttatgatcagatctatgtttttatcgatgaaagttatttgagtcttctttgatctcttatatgcatgattgcttatagcctcatattttttctctgatatttgtgttttgtttgactaacttgatctatttatcttgcaatgggaagaggtgctttgtagtgggttctatcttatggtgcttgatcccagtgacaaaaggggaaccgacacgtatgtatcgttgctactaaggataacaagatgagatctatatctgccgcaatagataaacggatctcatctacatcatgtcatcgttcttattgcattactctgttttctcatgaacttaatacactagatgcatgctggatagcggtcgatgtgtggagtaatagtagtacatgcaggcaggagtcggtctactaatcttggacgtgatgcctatataatgatcattgcatgaatatcgtcatgattatttgaagttttatcaatttcccaacagtaattgttttcccaccgtttgctatttttcttaagagaagccactagtgaaacctacgaccccgggtctcttttcatcatattttcctttgcgatctattttctcttgcatttattttcagatctattataccaaaaaatacaaaaataccttgctgcaatttatttgttccccggtctatttatcctatctaccacttttacctcacattgtttgcctatcttgaggcgccgtacccgaaaggggttgacaaccctttaacacgtcgggttgcgagtatttgttatttgtgtgcaggtgctgtttacatgatgtgaggaggttctcctactggttcgataaccttggtctcatcacagagggaaatacctaccgttgctataccgcatcatcccttactctttagggaaataccgatgtagttctagcagacatcacccgCCTGGGAAGGACTGGATTTTTTCTGGATGGAGAGATGGCTCGATGGATTGAAACTTGAGAGACGCAAGAGCACGCTGGTTATATGGGCACGGAGCAGAGGGACCATGTGAGAGATGAAGAGCCTATGGGATAGTCGATGGAAGATGGAGATGCCATGTTTTCGTCTTCCATGTTAAAGATAGTGGGGATGCAACGTTGGTACAGAGAGGGAGAAACCAAGATAGTGGGGATGTGAACAACCAACCGATTTTGCTGCCTCTTTTTGCATGGAGGAGATAACGGACTCACGGTTAGTAAATTGaagtaaagaaaaaaaaacatatgtgatgacatggcatcattgtaGAGTAGGAAAATTCTACAAGCAATCAAATaaagaagacgacgaagaagaaaaaTGGTATAGACGGATCATGCATGTGGCTACGCCAGCGGGATGGGTAAGGTCGCGAGGAACTGCTCCACCTCGTAGTTGGTGCCGGTGTCGAAGACCCTAAGGCACATGGGCGGTTCCACGTTGCCTAGCAACAACAACGGAGACTGCATCGACCATATCCCGTCGCCGCATATGAGCCCCGACATCACCGCCGGTGCGAACATCTGCGTGTGCAGCCTGTCGACTTGGATCACATGTAGAGTATCAAGGTCCCCACGCACATGTCAATGGTGAAGGAGCTGAGGAAGAAGGGCACCACCATGCCGAACGCGTTGGGTATGTAGTCCCTATGGGATGGGTAAGGTCGCAAGTAACTGCTCCACCTCGTAGTTGGTGTTGGCGTCGAAGACCCTCAGGCACATGGGCGGTTCCATGTTGCCTAGCGACGGCCCTGAcaaaaagccgtcggcatagaaaagGCCGTTGGTATATTAGGTTACTCTGGTAgtggaggaagcagaagaacaagtagtggaggaagcagaagaacaagtaaaCTGAATATATAGACCACCATCCAATCTATCCTACACGTCCTCACGGTACAAGGCTAGAACACTGTACTAGCTAACCTTTGAGCTATCATGGGTATCATCCATCCATAATGATCAATGGATCATGAACATAACGTGTACGCATGCAAAGAAAAAGATGAAAAATGGTATGGGTGGATTATGTGGCTATGCCTGCGGGATGGGTAAATTGACGTGTTTGCTACCCCATATTCTTGTACTTTTCTTCTTATGCCTTAAAACTCCTCACGAATGGAATCCTTAGGGAAATAGACAAAAGCAGTGCGCGAATGCGATAAAGTTTTGATCAAACCTACATCTATGACACAAAACTCAGAGCAAATGTAGTAGAAAATTGGACTCATCACTGCAACCCGAGTACCGCTCGACGCTTGGTCGCTCGATGGCTAGCCAATAAAAAGATCCGCAATAATACGTTCATGAAAAACCCAACTTCTAGTTTTCAATAAAAATCCATACATTACAAAAATGATTACATGAATTTGAGAGAAATATTCATGCATACAAAAGACAAAACAAATggagaatttgaaaaaaaatatttgtGAACAAAAAAATATTCACGACCTGAATttttttcatgaatttgaaaactaTTCACAGATttaaaagaatatttgtgaattcaaAATATTTCCCGAATTCAAAAAAGTTTCCAAATTCATAAATTTTtaatattttaaaaaataaaaattgaaATAGTTCAGGAAATTGAAATCATTCACTATTAATTTCATTAAGTTTTTAAAAAATCAAAATATgaaaatgttcattaattttaaGAATTTCACAGATTTTTTAAAAAGTTCTTGAATAtggcaattatttgaatttgaaaaatgttcatagaTTTTAAAACTAACATATTTGAAAAAGGTCATAGATTTCGAAAAAAATCATATATTCTTCATGAATTCGAAACTATGTTCGAAAGGAAAAAAGGGAACAAAAAAAGAAAATgggaaataaaaaggaaaagagaaaaaagaaaacataaaagaaaTGAAAAAGAACAAACTTGGTAAAAAAACGTAAGAAATAAGGACGCGTCTAGCGAGTGGCTGTTGGCTCGTTCGGCGTCCGGAGTGACAAACCATATTTAGAAATAGTTTGTCCCCTTGATCCATGTTAGAAAAGGCACCATGTGTACCAAAATGATTTTTTCTGACAAAAGCACCCATGTAAATAGGTGCGAACACATATAATTCGGGTTTTAGAATTTTTAAAAATTAATCATCTGTGAATTGAACATCAGAACTAAGATCTGTTTTTGTCGTTGGAACCTTCATGACGCGCTCTTTGAAATGGATCCCTCATGAGTATGTTTTGATTAATTTTTGTGTGTGCAATTTACACCCCATTAGGTGCGACTGACTAGCAACAGATATGTAATTTCCCCCATACTTATGGATGTGCAGTTTTCACTGATGCGAACAATTGTGTACGCATttaatttttatttcatttttctaaAAAACTTATTATTTTGAACTGAACACCGAAATTAAAACCCACTTTCACTGTTGGAATCCAATCCTCGCGACATGCTCTTCTAAATTAGATCCCGCATGGGTTTGTTTCGACAAACTTTCTGTGTCTAATATACTCCCTGTTAAGTGCAACTGCCAAGCAGTCAATGAGCAAGATTCTTCCATGCAATTTTCACTATAGACACCTCCACCCCAAACTACCCACTACCAATGAGATGTGCAACTTCGTCTTCTGCTCGGGCCAACTGCCTGGTAATCGATGTGCAATTTACCGCCCTGCCTATGGATAAGTAGTTTTCATTGTTGGCACCCCCGCCCCAAATACCTCTCCTCCCCAGCGCCCCTCCCCCGCCcctgcctcctcccgccgccgccagcaAGCGCCGCCAGGCTTCGGCCGCGtggtgctggcggcggcgggccTGCCCTTCCCCGCGCGCGGCTCCCTCCTGCTCGGACGGTGGTGGCCTGTGGCGGTGCTCCTCGGCCGGCATCGGTGCGGCCCATTGGTGGTGGTGCCGCGGGCCCGGTGGCTCTCGACGCGGCGGTGCGGCCGTTGGCCgtggggcggcgcggtggcgcTGCGGCTGGCGGCGCCCGCccagcccagatctgggcccttttgggCCCATCTGGGTTGGCGCGGGCCGGTGGTTGGTGCTCGGCGGCGACGTTCCTTGGTGATGGTGTGGTGGCGGCGGTCTCGGGCGGTGAGGACTTCGTTGGCCGGTGTGCTGCAGCGTGGTGATAGGACTGTCCGGGTCCATGTGGGCCCGGCCGGGCCATCGAGGCCTGGCAAGTCCTCGTCGTCGCGTCCGGTCGGCTCCGCTGTGGCGGTGGAGGCTGTCCCCTCCTTCCGGTCAAGTGGTGGTCGCTCCCGTGGCTGGTGTCTCCTCTTCCTCTCCAAGCCTCATGTTGACAGCTCCAGTGAAGCGGGGAGGGTTGTTCGGTAATCGTGGTGGCACAAGCTGGTGGGTGGCCGAGGAGGTGGTGCATTTCGAAATGcctgaggtggtggtggtggtggttgtggatcgggagaaatccctgtcgGCCTGGCCGGCACCGATGCGATGACGCCTGCGGGCGCCGTCGGACCTTCCTGAGGGGCATCGGGTACACCCTTTCCCCACTATCcctcgcgtaccgggggaaaccctagaacttGTTTGGGCATCAGCGGCGGCATCGTCACACTCCCTCTTGAGGGTGTTGCTTGGGGCGCGGCGCTTCGGGATGCTGGGAGCGTGGTGGTACTTCTTTGGAGGGTGCAGCGGTTGCCGGACTTCCCTTCTTCGTTGATCTGCCGTTGTCAGCatttatttctctttcttcttcttgtttttcttttggTCTTATCTGTGCTGCGGCCCCAGCGAATTGGATGTATCGGatgtttgctttataatataaagcggggggaaaccctttttcgttaaTACCTCTACCCGTGAGATGAGTGTGCACCTTCACCTGCTAAACTCGGCCAACTCCATATCAGTCGATACGCAACTTTCTCCTAACACCCCCTCATCCGTGGATGTGGAGCTTTCAAAGTTTGTGCCCTGCCCCAACGACCCTGTCAATAAGATTTGTAACTTCGTTTGACTGCTGTCCTCAGCCAGGCAGCTAGAGCAAGAGGAACAATATGGTCCCTGGTGTTGCCAGGGTTGGAGTCGAAGAATGATGGAGTGTGTGAGGCAAGTTAATTAGTCGTGAGAAATGGCTACTTGACTCTTCTTTGTCCGTTCCCTGACCAGTTTCCAAATTTGAGGATTAGCAGTTACATTTTTCTTGGTTTGATAGGGATTGAAGATAATTTNNNNNNNNNNNNNNNNNNNNNNNNNNNNNNNNNNNNNNNNNNNNNNNNNNNNNNNNNNNNNNNNNNNNNNNNNNNNNNNNNNNNNNNNNNNNNNNNNNNNNNNNNNNNNNNNNNNNNNNNNNNNNNNNNNNNNNNNNNNNNNNNNNNNNNNNNNNNNNNNNNNNNNNNNNNNNNNNNNNNNNNNNNNNNNNNNNNNNNNNNNNNNNNNNNNNNNNNNNNNNNNNNNNNNNNNNNNNNNNNNNNNNNNNNNNNNNNNNNNNNNNNNNNNNNNNNNNNNNNNNNNNNNNNNNNNNNNNNNNNNNNNNNNNNNNNNNNNNNNNNNNNNNNNNNNNNNNNNNNNNNNNNNNNNNNNNNNNNNNNNNNNNNNNNNNNNNNNNNNNNNNNNNNNNNNNNNNNNNNNNNNNNNNNNNNNNNNNNNNNNNNNNNNNNNNNNNNNNNNNNNNNNNNNNNNNNNNNNNNNNNNNNNNNNNNNNNNNNNNNNNNNNNNNNNNNNNNCTAAAATACCTCTATGTACAACATGGACTTCTATCTAGATTTCGCTTTTACCCTTAACACCGGTGTATGGTGGGAACACTCACGAACTTCTGGAGTATTAAGTTATTACCGTCGATTGTGTTGGTTGAACGATCTGTACTTATTCCACGGTGCCATAAAAGAGCTCTTTCTTTTATTGCACTTGTTTATCGCTTTATGTAATGAGCTATAatagaacattcaccatacttctcttCAAATGATTTCTATGACAACGCTCATACACGCACAACATGTTGCCAATAAATTTTTTCTTTGAAACTACTAAAACTCATTTCAtgataaaaaaattaaaataatataTGCAGTTGAAATTTACAAAAATGTTTACATTTACAACATATGAGTAATGTATTAGTTGTTTAGCATACTCCTTCCTCAGTTAACATCCAGCACCTTAGTCCCGTCAATGCCGAGGTCCATTGGTGAGTTGATTTGTGATGTCACACATTAATGATCTATCAACTATGGCTCTTTGCCGTAGTGTTTTTTTTTGTGGGTGACCGTAGTGTGTGTTGGGTGAACTATTTGTGTAAATTTCAAGCTAGGCAAGCTTATTTCTATTGTATTTGTTTATCACATTATGATGTGGTTTGTATAGAATATTGAGGCTTCTTCACAACTCACAAGGATTAGTTACATCAATCTACATTAGTTGAGCACTATCGGAATGACCAGCTATGCCGACGACCTAGGCCCGAACCCCGTCGGCATGGCCTCGCCGGCATACTCCAGCGCTGGCAGCTTCCGTGCGGTTCTCGACATCGCTCCATCTCCAACAAAAATATGGCCCTGACGGCAGCTGACGGAGCCGTAGTCAAGTCCACCAAACCAGGGGCCGCCACGTGTCGGCTGTATGTCGACGCCCAGGCTGTCGGCGCAGATTCCCACATAGTATAGCAACAGAATCCTTTCAAGATTCTAATTAAAAACCATATATTAGTTGTGATTTTAACAAAGAATAAGAATCTATATGCAAAAGTACATGAGATCACATTTCTAACacattcaaaaataaaaataaactgaTATTCATAATCTATGAAAAATTCTACCCCAAATCGATATATAATTTGTGTATGTTCAAATTTAGACAAGTCAGATTTAAATTAAACGAATTTTATCTAAAAAAGAAAATGatctaaaataaaaaaatatacatataatctatgccgacggctgccatcAGGGCGCCAACATTGATTTGATGGTGTCAGCCGACCATCGCAGATTGGGTCGCCAGGGCCGCTTATATACTGACGGCAACCGTCGGCATACATCAATCTGTGCCGACAGCCACTGTATGCCGACGACGGCCGTCGACATAGATGGATATGCGGACGGCCCTGcaaaaagccgtcggcatagaaaagGCCATCGGTATATTAGGTTTACTCCTAgtggaggaagcagaagaacaagtaaaACCAATCAAATTCCGTGAGAATACAAATTAGTGAATGCAACAATTACACACATACATACATATAGACCACCATCCAACCCATCCTACACGTCCTCACGGTACAAGGCTAGAAGACTGTACTAGCTAACCTTTGAGCTATCATAGGTATCATCCATCCATTAATTGATCAATGGATCATGAACATATAACGTGTACgcatgcaaagaaaaagaagaaaaatggtATGGGTGGATCATGTGGCTACGCCGGGATGGTGGGTAAGGTCGAAAGGAACTGCTCCACCTCGTAGTTGGTGTCGGCGTCGAAGACCCTGAGGCACATGGGCGGTTCCACGTTGCCTAGCGACAGCAATGACGATGGCAATGACCAAATCCCATCGCCGCAGATGAGCCCCGACGCCACCGCCGGCGCGAACATCTGCGCGTGCAGCCTGTCAGACTTGGACCACATGTAGAGTATCAAGCTCCCCACGCACATGTCGATGGTGAAGAAGGAGCCGAGGAAGAAGGGCACCGCCATGCCGAGCGCGCTGGGTATGTAATCCCTGATCCACCATGTTTTGTTGTTGGCCACCTCCTTGAGCGCGCAGATAGCGATGGCGAGGATGAAGAAGGCGGCGCAGAACCTGAGGCAGTACTTGGGCAGCTGGTCCCAGCCGTTGGTGCCGAGGAGCGCGATGCCGCGGTAGATCTTGGCGTAGGGCGCCGGATAGCCCTCGTCGTTGCCGATGTCGTAGGCCTGGTAGAAGATCCAGAAGACGGTGGGGGAGATGATGCAACCGATCCCCGTGCCGATGACCTGGCTCACGAACATGGCGCGCGGGGAGGTGAGGGTGAGGTACCCCGTCTTGAAGTCCTGGATGAGGTCGGAGGCGGTGGAGACGATCCCCATCATGAGGCCACAGGCGGCGAGGCCGGCGATGACCCCGCCGTCCTTGGCGCCGATGTtggcgccgaagatgaagatggcgagCTTGCCATAGCTGCTGGAGAGGGACCAGTCGGTGAGGCCGGTGCCGTAGGCGTTGCAGAAGGCGAAGATGGGCGCGACGACGTAGGCCCAGACGACGTGCTTGGGCTTGAGCTGGCGGAAGATGTGCGGGATGGCGAGGACGGAGATGCCGGCGAGGGCAACGTAGGCGCCCACGGCGACAACGGTGGGGATCTGGTCCTTGAGGAAGATCTGCGTGCGGCGGCGGTCGTCGAAGCTGAGGGCCTGCCTCTCGTTGGCGCCGGCGAGGCCGGCGCCGGCGAAGGGGACCCCCGCGGTGTTGGCCTTGGCGCGGCCGGTGCGCTTGAGGTACATGTCGTAGGAGGTGCGGAACAGGATGGAGAAGAAGTTGAAGAGGCCGTCGCCCATGATCATGGCGATGGAGATGAAGACCTGGTAGCCGTTGAGGCCGTGGAGGCTGCTGTTGGGGAGGTTGGCGTCGTACCAATCCCCCCTCTTGCTCTCGATGAAGGGCCACATGATCCCCCAGGAGATGATGCTCCCGATGAGAAGCGAGAAGTTGATGATgtaggggcagatcatccccaccccgacGTACGTCGCCGAGAAGTCGAAGTAGAAGCGGCGGTTGTAGGCCTCCATCCCGAACGTCGGGAACGAGCCGAAGCCGCACGAGTTCCCCGCCGTGTAGAACCACTGGAACATGGACCACAGGAAGCTCCCTAGAAACGACTTGAACAGGATCGACACCTGCTGCCTGCCATTGCAAACATCGAACAAACATAGATATATGTCTACACCCGCCATTGTCGATcgttgccgg is drawn from Triticum dicoccoides isolate Atlit2015 ecotype Zavitan chromosome 6B, WEW_v2.0, whole genome shotgun sequence and contains these coding sequences:
- the LOC119324702 gene encoding probable metal-nicotianamine transporter YSL8 — its product is MMEQAEGSAPAPAPAPAPAPAPVPPREAISLEKAFEGKTLPTWNEQITVRAVVVSAGLGTFLSFIVMKLNITSGIVPSLNVSAGLLAFFMMKTWTSALERCGVFPRPFTRQENTVVQTCVISCSSIAFSGGFGTYILGMSRKIAKGFDEANNTMNVEEPSLWRVMAYLFLVSFVGLFSIVPLRKIMIISYRLTYPSGSATAHLINSFHTPQGAIQAKQQVSILFKSFLGSFLWSMFQWFYTAGNSCGFGSFPTFGMEAYNRRFYFDFSATYVGVGMICPYIINFSLLIGSIISWGIMWPFIESKRGDWYDANLPNSSLHGLNGYQVFISIAMIMGDGLFNFFSILFRTSYDMYLKRTGRAKANTAGVPFAGAGLAGANERQALSFDDRRRTQIFLKDQIPTVVAVGAYVALAGISVLAIPHIFRQLKPKHVVWAYVVAPIFAFCNAYGTGLTDWSLSSSYGKLAIFIFGANIGAKDGGVIAGLAACGLMMGIVSTASDLIQDFKTGYLTLTSPRAMFVSQVIGTGIGCIISPTVFWIFYQAYDIGNDEGYPAPYAKIYRGIALLGTNGWDQLPKYCLRFCAAFFILAIAICALKEVANNKTWWIRDYIPSALGMAVPFFLGSFFTIDMCVGSLILYMWSKSDRLHAQMFAPAVASGLICGDGIWSLPSSLLSLGNVEPPMCLRVFDADTNYEVEQFLSTLPTIPA